A region from the Drosophila ananassae strain 14024-0371.13 chromosome 2L, ASM1763931v2, whole genome shotgun sequence genome encodes:
- the LOC26515043 gene encoding mediator of RNA polymerase II transcription subunit 21 isoform X2 encodes MDNMQAEHFCNAIGVIQQTSFPSKFLNFDRTGSQTPNATQSTQPEDYAQLFAQLIARCAKDIDTLIESLPNEDSSIELQNSSLKKLENENQETAVELEEVVQKGELLLEKIQSALENIAQAQLDMQISIKQSFQ; translated from the exons ATGGACAATATG CAAGCCGAGCACTTCTGCAATGCAATTGGAGTTATACAACAAACATCGTTTCCAAGTAAATTTTTGAACTTCGACAGAACAGGTTCTCAAACTCCTAATGCTACTCAATCAACTCAACCAGAGGATTATGCGCAGTTATTTGCACAACTTATTGCTCGATGCGCCAAAGATATTGACACATTGATTGAATCGTTGCCAAACGAAGACAGTTCGATTGAGCTCCAAAATTCCAGCCTTAAGAAACTAGAGAATGAAAATCAGGAAACGGCAGTCGAACTGGAGGAGGTTGTCCAAAAGGGAGAGCTattacttgaaaaaattcaatcTGCTTTGGAAAATATTGCCCAAGCTCAACTAGATATGCAAATATCAATTAAGCAaagttttcaataa
- the LOC26515043 gene encoding mediator of RNA polymerase II transcription subunit 21 isoform X1, translating to MADRLTQLQDTVNQQAEHFCNAIGVIQQTSFPSKFLNFDRTGSQTPNATQSTQPEDYAQLFAQLIARCAKDIDTLIESLPNEDSSIELQNSSLKKLENENQETAVELEEVVQKGELLLEKIQSALENIAQAQLDMQISIKQSFQ from the exons atggctGATAGGCTTACGCAGTTGCAAGATACAGTTAATCAG CAAGCCGAGCACTTCTGCAATGCAATTGGAGTTATACAACAAACATCGTTTCCAAGTAAATTTTTGAACTTCGACAGAACAGGTTCTCAAACTCCTAATGCTACTCAATCAACTCAACCAGAGGATTATGCGCAGTTATTTGCACAACTTATTGCTCGATGCGCCAAAGATATTGACACATTGATTGAATCGTTGCCAAACGAAGACAGTTCGATTGAGCTCCAAAATTCCAGCCTTAAGAAACTAGAGAATGAAAATCAGGAAACGGCAGTCGAACTGGAGGAGGTTGTCCAAAAGGGAGAGCTattacttgaaaaaattcaatcTGCTTTGGAAAATATTGCCCAAGCTCAACTAGATATGCAAATATCAATTAAGCAaagttttcaataa
- the LOC6505769 gene encoding histone-lysine N-methyltransferase SETD1 isoform X1 has translation MHRNFKLLADPQLVKCGAKLYRYDGVVPGDPTYPTITPRDPRNPLIRIRARPVDPLLLLIPRFVIDSDYVGQPPAIEVTVVNLNDNIDKQFLSSMLDKCGTFDEIQIYHHPVTNKHLGIARIVFESTKGARQFVEKYNEKSVMGKILNVFCDPFGAILKKTIENITNPIVTKQGFILKGQKISSMQQVQGTCQDGDFADSNLEKDTLDNIGVGYRTTDLSSDIERSNDRYWDRIREREGDRYFKEHTSRHSSERNYDREQGNHDKFLNTSRQSRNFYRHRSRDKSSEVSREILFTGSDKRRDSNVKSRDYHRLRERDHFRDGKSQDHSREKRDYRYNSSKERDYRERDHDRSSDRARRDRSSFKYTKRYQSHEYIKSDIDNHENSKHHHYYSTVPLSGLSLLNYGYNNYNYSSTEGVPTWYEDKNWKAPQPEFQPQPPPPPPPEEEENWDELELKIDKKDSQILLESASAKPQSPPENLNIENKPTKIIESNIEIGNVDLDTRIALIFKGRTFGNAPPFLQMESSDSETEKGKPDKSHENYSDSNNSVDGKTLEKKKSVSDPHGASDISSDEEIVVQKDPSKNSIISAKDGNDDNMSLSSLSSHEDTVQNLTAFSGSVNKKSSVPSYMYQSTSNQNPYYYQTTSYGHYLSNIHTNSSLNNPYFSNSAYMQSGYLSGVGTIDFDTYVQSYDAQYAFTDQNDEIRQRVKKVINYIVDELKQILKRDVNKRMIEITAFKNFEAWWDDHSLKARSKPFVEAVESSISSTNLLTDNTYNDKAPDNNTFLNSQREIPEFQSFSSIGIRAAMPKLPSFRRLRKRSSPIPNQRQSLERDLSDQEEMVQRSDSEKEDSNMGSSDLSRSNLKRRLLNQTVKLRTSPSDTNSKRKGSASSFFSSSSSSSSSEVENENNECVENERSSEDDSLEDVQQQKNMCQQKKHFQNRRCVSFKSHEYNNINNIYSDSEEEKKMKFPDESKKDQSTKNHIYSDTDDDNANTEEAVLLPRIREKLFSSIPSDLEDISKDSSFGLAEDDIDDTFVLRTTLKLNNESRRSLTPVPPPDYDEETIHRNSDFCKEKPKFDYGRIYSDSDEEREYQEKRRRNTEYMAQIEREFLEEQEKKSKNSPSEILISFDSTRENKMSDDHEIFNSANISKTSIHSMIGPKIDINEGAAIKSEHIIENISNDENMKTENNDMGEFEKPSANNFSNTALRGSNQACGILKIETKESQSPASSEGGYSQASQASQVALEHCYSLPPHSQCISLNDTSNNIDTHKMSSDGHNIAGQLPKTGPGRPRKDTIRTQKKKKDSVPRQSKNKLVSAKKALAELARQTINFVPYDMYGARDQNEEMVILYTFLTKGIDAEDIRYINMSYSEHLQKEPYAMFLNNTHWVDHCTTDRTFWPPPSKKRRKEDDLMRHKTGCARTEGFYKLDVREKAKHKYHHAKANADDLLNEDRCDDPTALTNHHHNKLISKMQGISREARSNQRRLLTAFGSIGESELLKFNQLKFRKKQLKFAKSAIHDWGLFAMEPIAADEMVIEYVGQMIRPVVADLRESKYEAIGIGSSYLFRIDMETIIDATKCGNLARFINHSCNPNCYAKVITIESEKKIVIYSKQPIGINEEITYDYKFPLEDEKIPCLCAAQGCRGTLN, from the exons ATTTTAAATGTCTTCTGCGATCCTTTTGGTgccatattaaaaaaaaccattgaaaatattacaaatCCCATCGTTACAAAACaaggttttattttgaaagGTCAAAAAATCTCTTCTATGCAACAAGTGCAAGGAACCTGCCAAGACGGTGATTTTGCCGACAGTAACTTAGAAAAAGATACCTTGGATAATATAGGTGTTGGATATAGAACTACAGATTTAAGTTCTGATATTGAACGCAGCAATGATCGTTACTGGGATCGTATTAGAGAACGTGAAGGAGATCgatattttaaagaacacACAAGTCGTCATTCATCAGAGAGAAATTATGATCGTGAACAAGGAAACCACGACAAGTTCTTAAACACTTCAAGGCAAAGTCGAAATTTTTATAGGCACCGCTCCAGGGATAAAAGCTCAGAAGTTTCTagagaaatattatttactggAAGTGATAAACGTAGAGATTCAAATGTTAAGTCACGGGACTACCATCGCTTAAGAGAACGTGATCATTTTCGAGATGGAAAATCACAAGACCATTCAAGAGAAAAAAGAGATTACCGATATAATTCATCAAAAGAAAGAGACTACCGAGAAAGAGACCACGACCGTTCATCGGATAGAGCTCGAAGGGATCGTTCATCGTTTAAATACACTAAACGATATCAGAGTCATGAATATATTAAAAGTGATATTGACAACCATGAAAACTCAAAACATCATCATTACTATTCAACTGTGCCATTATCTGGATTGTCTCTTTTAAATTACGGGtacaataattataattactcTTCAACTGAAGGTGTGCCTACATGGTACGAGGATAAGAATTGGAAAGCCCCTCAACCTGAATTTCAACCTCAACCACCTCCCCCGCCACCCcctgaagaagaagagaaTTGGGATGAATTGGagcttaaaattgataaaaaagaTAGCCAGATACTTTTAGAATCCGCCAGCGCAAAACCTCAATCACCCCCTGAAAACCtaaatattgagaataaacctacaaaaataattgaatCAAATATAGAGATTGGAAATGTAGATTTAGATACTCGTATTGCcttaatatttaaaggaaGAACTTTTGGAAACGCACCGCCTTTCCTTCAAATGGAGAGTAGCGACTCTGAAACCGAAAAAGGAAAACCCGATAAATCCCATGAAAATTATTCCGATTCAAATAATTCAGTTGATGGAAAAACACTTGAGAAAAAGAAATCAGTATCAGATCCTCATGGAGCTAGTGACATCTCAAGTGATGAGGAAATAGTGGTTCAAAAAGATCCATCAAAAAACAGTATTATCAGTGCGAAGGACGGAAATGATGATAATATGTCTCTATCATCCTTGTCCTCTCACGAGGATACAGTGCAGAATTTAACGGCTTTCAGTGGTTctgtaaataaaaaatcctCAGTACCCTCTTATATGTATCAAAGTACATCAAACCAAAATCCATACTATTACCAAACAACTTCCTATGGACATTATCTTTCAAATATACATACAAACTCCAGCTTAAATAATCCTTATTTTTCAAACTCTGCCTATATGCAATCTGGTTATTTGTCAGGTGTAGGAACTATTGATTTTGATACTTATGTACAATCATATGACGCTCAATATGCTTTTACAGATCAAAATGATGAAATAAGGCAAAGAgtaaaaaaagtaataaacTACATTGTTGATGAGCTGAAGCAGATTCTTAAGCGAGATGTTAATAAGCGTATGATTGAAATAACTGCTTTTAAAAATTTCGAAGCCTGGTGGGATGATCATTCATTAAAGGCTCGTTCCAAACCCTTTGTTGAAGCGGTAGAATCATCTATAAGTTCGACGAATTTACTAACAGATAACACTTATAACGATAAGGCGCCAGACAATAATACATTTCTTAATTCACAAAGGGAAATTCCGGAATTTCAATCATTTTCAAGTATTGGTATACGAGCGGCAATGCCTAAATTACCATCTTTTCGACGATTACGCAAACGTTCTAGCCCTATTCCTAACCAAAGACAATCATTAGAAAGAGATCTAAGTGATCAAGAGGAAATGGTACAACGTTCTGACTCGGAGAAGGAGGATTCAAATATGGGAAGTTCAGATTTGTCACGTTCGAATCTTAAAAGAAGGCTTTTAAATCAAACTGTTAAGCTCCGAACTTCCCCTTCAGATACAAATTCAAAAAGGAAAGGAAGCGCATcgagttttttttcttcatccTCTTCTTCATCGTCTTCTGAAGttgaaaacgaaaacaatgaaTGCGTTGAAAATGAAAGAAGCAGTGAGGATGATAGTTTAGAAGACgtgcagcaacaaaaaaatatgtgtCAAcagaaaaaacattttcaaaaccGAAGATGTGTGAGCTTTAAATCACATGAATATAATAACATTAACAATATATATTCCGACTCCGAAGaggagaaaaaaatgaaattccCCGACGAATCAAAAAAAgatcaatcaacaaaaaatcatatttattCAGATACGGATGATGATAATGCAAATACTGAAGAGGCAGTATTGCTTCCTCGAATACGCGAGAAATTGTTTTCATCTATACCTTCTGATCTGGAAGATATCAGCAAAGATAGTAGTTTTGGATTGGCCGAAGATGACATAGATGATACATTTGTTCTACGTACTACATTAAAACTTAATAATGAATCACGACGCTCTCTGACACCAGTACCACCACCAGACTACGATGAAGAGACAATTCACAGAAATTCAGATTTTTGCAAGGAGAAGCCTAAGTTCGATTATGGTCGAATCTATAGTGACTCGGACGAAGAACGCGAGTATCAAGAAAAAAGAAGGCGAAATACAGAGTACATGGCACAGATTGAAAGGGAATTTTTAGAGGAGCAggaaaagaaaagcaaaaactCTCCAtcagaaattttaataagctTCGATTCAACACGTGAAAACAAAATGTCAGATGACcatgaaatttttaattctgcCAATATATCAAAGACGTCAATTCACTCTATGATTGGCCCAAAAATTGATATTAACGAAGGTGCAGCGATAAAATCCGAACacataatagaaaatataagtaacgatgaaaatatgaaaacggAAAATAATGATATGGGAGAATTTGAAAAACCCAGTGCTAATAACTTTTCTAATACTGCATTAAGAGGATCTAACCAAGCCTGTGGGATTTTAAAAATCGAAACAAAGGAATCCCAATCACCCGCTTCTTCTGAAGGTGGATACAGCCAAGCTTCACAGGCTAGTCAAGTCGCCTTAGAACATTGTTATTCTTTGCCCCCACATTCACAATGTATTTCTTTGAATGATACTTCAAATAATATTGATACTCATAAAATGAGTTCAGATGGTCATAATATTGCCGGTCAATTACCAAAAACGGGTCCCGGTAGGCCCCGCAAGGATACCATtcgtacacaaaaaaaaaagaaagattCAGTTCCACGTCAGTCTAAGAACAAATTGGTTTCGGCTAAAAAAGCATTAGCTGAATTGGCCCGACAAAccattaattttgttccatATGATATGTATGGTGCACGTGATCAAAATGAGGAAATGGTTATATTGTATACTTTTCTTACGAAAGGCATTGACGCCGAAGATATAAGGTATATAAATATGAGCTATTCAGAGCATTTACAAAAGGAGCCATACGC tatGTTTTTAAACAATACACATTGGGTAGATCATTGTACGACTGATCGTACTTTTTGGCCTCCACCAtctaaaaaaagaagaaaagaagATGATCTAATGCGTCATAAGACTGGATGTGCTAGAACAGAAGGTTTTTATAAATTGGATGTTCGAGAAAAGGCTAAACATAAATACCACCATGCAAAAGCTAATGCTGATGATTTGCTTAATGAAGACCGTTGTGACGATCCCACTGCACTTACCAACCACCATCATAATAAGTTAATATCTAAAATGCAAGGAATTTCGCGAGAAGCGCGGTCAAATCAGCGACGACTCTTGACCGCGTTTGGTTCCATTGGAGAGTCTgaacttttaaaatttaatcaacTCAAATTCAGGAAGAAACAGCTTAAGTTTGCCAAATCTGCCATACATGACTGGGGATTATTTGCGATGGAACCCATCGCTGCAGATGAAATGGTCATTGAATACGTCGGCCAAATGATTCGCCCAGTGGTGGCAGATCTAAGGGAGTCCAAATACGAAGCTATTGGAATTGGAAGTTCTTATCTGTTCCGTATAGATATGGAAACTATTATAGATGCTACGAAATGTGGTAACTTGGCTAGATTCATAAATCATAGCTGCAAT ccGAATTGCTATGCTAAGGTTATTACCATAGAGTCTGAAAAGAAAATAGTTATTTACTCAAAGCAACCCATTGGTATTAACGAGGAAATAACATACGACTACAAATTCCCTTTGGAGGATGAAAAGATTCCGTGTCTATGTGCGGCGCAAGGATGCCGTGGTACTCTTAATTGA